In Niveispirillum cyanobacteriorum, the following proteins share a genomic window:
- the lptG gene encoding LPS export ABC transporter permease LptG — MRLFATLSLYIGRQFLLWFAAGLCSLLALVYLLDTVELLRRAANRPEATFDIVVTMGLLKLPEIGQEVLPFVVLFGAMYTFWRLTRTHELVVARASGISVWQFTAPVLAWAMIIGVLLVTILNPIFAAMLTRYEKLENRYLRGQTSSLDVGRSGLWLTQLTPEGAYRIHAESVVPGTLEMRRVMVLLSTPGQKLSARLDAASAELVPGYWDLSEVWYNEPGEPARFLARYRLPTDLTEQRIQNSFASPDTLSFWQLPDFIRTLELTGLSPVRHRLHWHVLLAQPFFYAAMVLLAAAFSLRQMRGGGTLTMVGAGIVTALLLFIVKDVIMALGLSGAVPVIMAAWAPAGVTVMLSAAALLHTEDG; from the coding sequence ATGCGTCTGTTTGCCACCCTTTCCCTTTATATCGGGCGTCAGTTCCTGCTGTGGTTTGCGGCGGGGCTTTGTTCGCTGCTGGCCCTGGTCTATCTGCTGGACACGGTCGAGTTGCTGCGTCGTGCCGCCAATCGGCCGGAAGCGACCTTCGATATCGTCGTGACCATGGGGCTGCTAAAACTGCCGGAGATCGGGCAGGAGGTGCTGCCCTTTGTGGTCCTGTTTGGCGCCATGTACACCTTCTGGCGCCTCACCCGAACGCATGAATTGGTGGTGGCGCGGGCCAGCGGGATCAGCGTCTGGCAGTTCACGGCCCCCGTGCTTGCCTGGGCCATGATCATCGGCGTGTTGCTGGTCACCATCCTGAATCCGATCTTCGCCGCCATGCTGACCCGGTATGAGAAGCTGGAAAACCGCTATCTGCGTGGCCAGACATCCTCCCTGGATGTAGGGCGGTCCGGCCTGTGGCTGACACAGCTGACACCGGAAGGGGCCTATCGCATTCATGCGGAGTCGGTAGTGCCCGGCACGCTGGAGATGCGGCGCGTCATGGTGCTGCTGTCCACGCCGGGGCAAAAACTGTCGGCCCGTCTGGATGCGGCATCCGCCGAACTGGTACCCGGGTATTGGGACCTGAGCGAGGTCTGGTACAATGAACCGGGGGAGCCGGCCCGTTTCCTGGCACGCTATCGCCTGCCCACCGACCTTACCGAACAGCGCATCCAGAACAGTTTTGCCAGCCCGGACACGCTGTCCTTCTGGCAATTGCCGGACTTCATCCGCACGCTGGAACTGACGGGCCTGTCACCGGTAAGGCACCGTCTGCATTGGCATGTTTTGCTGGCACAGCCTTTCTTCTATGCGGCCATGGTGCTGCTAGCGGCGGCCTTCTCCCTTCGGCAGATGCGGGGCGGCGGCACCCTGACCATGGTTGGGGCCGGCATCGTCACCGCCCTGCTGCTGTTCATCGTCAAGGATGTGATCATGGCCCTTGGCCTGTCCGGTGCGGTGCCCGTGATCATGGCCGCCTGGGCCCCCGCCGGGGTGACGGTGATGCTCTCTGCCGCCGCCCTTCTTCACACCGAAGACGGATGA
- a CDS encoding peptidylprolyl isomerase: protein MMQPVIRPTMKSLVRNTLLGATALSIALLSAPVAVMAQGANGAQGQLGRIAAIVNEEPITVADVEGRLQLAIVSSGLPDNAETRQRLLPQVIRLLTDEALQIQEARERNLTVTEDELSEDLEAAAQRNRMDLDQLKAALAQAGVPWNTMRQQMLAQIAWSKVVQRVVRQQVTVPDSEVNAYIERIRANAGKPEYQVAEIFLAVDSSTNEAEVLRLGERLVEQIGRGANFSAVARQFSQSAGAASGGDLGWIQQGQLEDNLDRSLQQMQKGQFSRPIRGSAGYHILWLRDQRIVAAGDPKNIQIAIRQFVVPIAGEAQAQQDAAFDAAKQVSEQARGCEALEQATQAVPGSQVFTQPLTRLGDIPEQIGQMVSALGVGQATAPLMTDRGAMLLMVCDRVVPEGSLPPPDQVRSALFQERMDLQQRRYLRDLRRNATIETRM, encoded by the coding sequence ATGATGCAGCCTGTGATCCGACCGACCATGAAAAGCCTTGTGCGCAACACCCTGCTGGGGGCGACCGCCCTGTCTATCGCCCTGCTGTCCGCGCCTGTGGCCGTGATGGCGCAGGGCGCCAACGGGGCCCAGGGCCAGTTGGGCCGTATCGCCGCCATCGTGAACGAGGAACCGATCACGGTCGCCGACGTGGAAGGCCGGTTGCAGCTGGCCATCGTTTCCTCGGGCCTGCCCGACAATGCCGAAACGCGCCAGCGCCTGCTGCCGCAGGTCATCCGTCTGCTGACCGACGAGGCCTTGCAAATCCAGGAAGCGCGCGAGCGCAACCTGACGGTCACCGAGGATGAGCTGAGCGAGGATCTGGAAGCCGCCGCGCAGCGCAACCGCATGGATTTGGACCAGTTGAAGGCTGCCCTGGCCCAGGCCGGCGTGCCCTGGAACACCATGCGTCAGCAGATGCTGGCCCAGATCGCCTGGAGCAAGGTCGTGCAGCGCGTGGTGCGCCAGCAGGTGACCGTGCCCGACAGCGAAGTGAACGCCTATATCGAGCGTATCCGCGCCAATGCCGGCAAGCCGGAATATCAGGTCGCGGAGATCTTCCTGGCCGTCGACAGCAGCACCAATGAAGCCGAGGTTCTACGCCTGGGCGAGCGTCTGGTGGAACAGATCGGCCGGGGTGCGAATTTCAGCGCCGTTGCGCGCCAGTTCTCGCAATCTGCCGGTGCCGCCAGCGGCGGTGATCTGGGCTGGATCCAGCAGGGCCAGCTGGAAGATAATCTGGACCGGTCGTTGCAGCAGATGCAGAAGGGCCAGTTCTCTCGCCCGATCCGTGGTTCTGCCGGCTACCACATTCTGTGGCTGCGCGATCAGCGTATCGTGGCCGCGGGTGACCCCAAGAATATCCAGATTGCCATTCGTCAGTTCGTGGTGCCCATCGCCGGTGAGGCGCAGGCCCAGCAAGACGCCGCCTTTGACGCCGCGAAGCAGGTGAGCGAGCAGGCGCGCGGCTGTGAAGCCCTGGAGCAGGCAACGCAGGCCGTGCCGGGATCGCAGGTTTTCACCCAGCCGCTGACCCGTCTGGGCGATATCCCCGAACAGATCGGGCAGATGGTGAGCGCACTGGGTGTGGGTCAGGCGACGGCCCCGCTGATGACCGACCGTGGCGCCATGCTGCTGATGGTCTGCGACCGTGTGGTGCCGGAAGGCAGCTTGCCCCCACCCGATCAGGTGCGCAGCGCCCTGTTCCAGGAACGCATGGATTTGCAGCAACGCCGGTACCTGCGCGACCTGCGCCGGAACGCCACCATCGAGACCAGGATGTAA
- the pdxA gene encoding 4-hydroxythreonine-4-phosphate dehydrogenase PdxA, producing MAAPLGLTMGEPAGIGGDIALKAWMERGAASVPPFVLLDDPDRITALASTLGLDVPVAIVDEAGLDRIADLFATSLPVLPVALPAPVTYGNPDPANGSAVIAAIDRAVHLATTGQLSGVVTNPIQKSALYACGFRWPGHTEYLAHLAGLPDDGTVMLLEGGGLRVVLATIHVAVKDVAQYLTSDVILHVARVTHAALKSDFGIEIPRLAVAALNPHAGEGGAMGREEIEVIAPAVATMKAEGINAAGPFPADTLFHAGARARYDAVVCMYHDQGLIPLKTLDFDTGVNITLGLPFVRTSPDHGTALSLAGTGEANASSLIAALHAASRIAARRQKSA from the coding sequence ATGGCGGCGCCGCTGGGCCTGACCATGGGGGAACCGGCAGGCATCGGCGGCGACATCGCCCTGAAGGCCTGGATGGAACGCGGGGCGGCATCAGTGCCGCCCTTCGTCTTGCTGGATGACCCCGACCGTATCACGGCGCTGGCATCAACGCTGGGCCTGGATGTGCCGGTTGCCATTGTCGATGAGGCGGGGCTGGATCGCATTGCCGATCTGTTTGCCACGTCCCTTCCGGTGCTGCCCGTCGCCTTGCCCGCCCCGGTTACCTATGGCAATCCCGATCCGGCCAATGGATCGGCGGTGATTGCGGCGATTGATCGTGCGGTGCATCTGGCAACGACTGGTCAGCTTTCTGGGGTCGTCACGAACCCGATCCAGAAAAGTGCGCTGTATGCTTGCGGCTTCCGTTGGCCGGGCCATACCGAGTATCTGGCGCATCTGGCGGGATTGCCCGATGACGGGACCGTCATGCTGCTAGAAGGCGGGGGCTTGCGCGTCGTGCTGGCAACCATCCATGTCGCGGTCAAGGACGTGGCTCAATATCTGACGTCGGATGTCATTCTCCACGTGGCCCGCGTCACCCATGCCGCCCTAAAAAGTGATTTCGGTATCGAAATACCCCGCCTGGCCGTTGCCGCCTTGAACCCGCATGCAGGTGAAGGCGGGGCCATGGGGCGGGAGGAGATTGAGGTCATCGCACCCGCCGTCGCCACCATGAAGGCCGAAGGCATCAATGCCGCCGGCCCCTTCCCTGCCGACACCCTGTTCCATGCCGGTGCCCGTGCGCGATATGACGCGGTGGTCTGCATGTATCATGACCAGGGTCTGATCCCGCTGAAGACGCTGGATTTCGACACGGGCGTGAATATCACGCTGGGCCTGCCCTTCGTCCGCACCTCGCCTGACCATGGCACGGCCCTTTCGCTGGCGGGCACGGGCGAAGCCAATGCCAGCAGCCTGATCGCGGCCCTGCATGCCGCCTCCCGCATCGCCGCCCGCCGGCAGAAGAGTGCTTGA
- the rsmA gene encoding 16S rRNA (adenine(1518)-N(6)/adenine(1519)-N(6))-dimethyltransferase RsmA — protein sequence MSDGRDLSHLPPLRDVIATHELAAKKAFGQHFLLDLNVTRRIVREAGDFTGVNIVEVGPGPGGLTRALVESPAASITAVERDPRFAVALADIVAASAGRMRLIEADALTVDPVDLVPAPRAVVSNLPYNVGTPLLIGWLKRIGEYRSLTLMFQKEVADRIVAGTRTPAYGRLAVMAQWLAHCRNLYDLPARAFTPPPKVDSAVVQLTPRERPADDPDFATMEALVAAAFGQRRKMLRASLKSLMKEPEPLLLSVGIPPTARAEEIDVAGFVALAKAWKAK from the coding sequence ATGAGTGATGGCCGCGACCTGTCCCACCTGCCGCCCCTGCGTGATGTCATCGCCACCCACGAACTGGCCGCCAAGAAGGCCTTTGGGCAGCATTTTCTGCTGGACCTTAACGTCACCCGCCGCATCGTGCGCGAGGCGGGCGATTTCACGGGCGTGAACATCGTGGAGGTGGGGCCCGGCCCCGGCGGCCTGACCCGCGCGCTGGTGGAAAGCCCGGCTGCCAGCATCACCGCCGTTGAGCGCGACCCGCGCTTTGCCGTCGCCCTGGCGGACATAGTGGCCGCGTCGGCGGGGCGTATGCGGTTGATTGAGGCGGATGCCCTGACCGTGGACCCGGTTGATCTGGTCCCGGCCCCGCGCGCCGTCGTCTCCAACCTGCCTTATAATGTCGGCACACCGCTGCTGATCGGTTGGTTGAAGCGGATCGGGGAGTATCGGTCCCTGACCTTGATGTTCCAGAAGGAAGTGGCCGACCGCATCGTGGCGGGCACGCGGACCCCGGCCTATGGCCGTTTGGCCGTTATGGCGCAATGGCTGGCCCATTGCCGCAATCTGTATGACCTGCCGGCCCGCGCCTTCACCCCGCCGCCCAAGGTGGACAGTGCCGTGGTCCAACTGACCCCGCGCGAACGCCCTGCCGATGATCCCGACTTCGCCACCATGGAGGCGCTGGTCGCGGCCGCCTTTGGGCAGCGGCGCAAGATGCTGCGCGCCAGCCTGAAATCCCTGATGAAGGAACCGGAGCCGCTGCTGCTCTCCGTCGGCATCCCGCCCACCGCGCGGGCGGAGGAGATAGACGTGGCCGGGTTCGTCGCCCTGGCCAAGGCCTGGAAGGCGAAATGA
- a CDS encoding xanthine dehydrogenase family protein molybdopterin-binding subunit: protein MMLRQLLRQAASNVAEPTPSRRTFLKGTGGALVIGAVVPLGSFAAETAAPGLVGPADPRPNLFVRVAKDNTVTVLVKHLDKGQGIMTGLTTIVAEELDADWSQMRGEHAPADSKLYGNHFFGIQGTGGSTAVANSWDELRMAGAAARVMLVNAAASQWKVPADQITVAKGVVSHKASGKSATFGQLAEAASKQPIPAKVTLKEPGQYSLIGNETLHRLDHVSKTNGTAIFAMDIRRPNQVTAVLARSPRFGGTVKSVDDKAARAVPGVIDVLTLPVGVAVVAKNTWAAIKGREALSIDWDDSKAEKRGTDQMLAEYRAQAKKPGTKAARKGDTGAAFKTAAKVVEAEYSFPYLAHAPMEPLNATLEITADGGAEIWAGSQFQGIEQPVVAGILGTTPDKVKINTLWAGGSFGRRATTNADYIAEVALIAKALAAKGKKVPVHLVWTREDDIQGGRYRPMVVHRVKGGLDKAGKLVAWEQAIVTQSFIADTPFAQVMIKDGVDATAVEGASDMAYAVPNLSVDYHQMASPVTTLWWRSVGHTHTAYAKEAFVEELAAAAGKDSVAFRLELLGDAHPRLTGVLKLAAEKAGWSKPLAPAADGSKRARGVAVHESFSSFVAHVAEVTVSKDGKIKVDRVVVAVDCGVPVNPNVIKAQIEGGTGFGIGHALRDQITLTDGLVDQSNFDGYEPMRLSDMPDVEVHIVASTARPTGVGEPGVPTAAPAVANAVFRATGQKLHDLPFSKAGVV from the coding sequence ATGATGCTGCGTCAATTGCTGCGCCAGGCCGCGTCCAACGTGGCCGAACCCACCCCCAGCCGCCGTACCTTTCTGAAGGGCACGGGCGGCGCCCTGGTCATCGGTGCCGTGGTCCCGCTGGGATCGTTCGCGGCTGAAACCGCTGCCCCCGGCCTAGTCGGCCCCGCCGACCCGCGCCCGAACCTGTTCGTGCGTGTGGCCAAGGACAACACCGTTACTGTCCTGGTCAAGCATCTGGACAAGGGCCAGGGCATTATGACCGGCCTCACCACCATCGTGGCAGAGGAGTTGGACGCCGACTGGTCCCAGATGCGCGGTGAGCATGCGCCCGCCGACAGCAAGCTGTATGGCAACCACTTCTTCGGCATCCAGGGTACGGGCGGTTCCACCGCCGTCGCCAATAGCTGGGATGAGCTGCGGATGGCCGGTGCCGCCGCCCGCGTCATGCTGGTGAACGCCGCCGCGTCCCAATGGAAGGTGCCAGCGGACCAGATCACGGTTGCGAAGGGCGTTGTCAGCCACAAGGCGTCGGGCAAGTCCGCCACCTTCGGTCAACTGGCCGAAGCTGCGTCGAAGCAGCCGATCCCGGCCAAGGTGACCTTGAAGGAACCCGGCCAGTACAGCCTGATCGGAAACGAGACGCTGCACCGGCTGGACCATGTGTCGAAGACCAATGGCACTGCCATCTTCGCCATGGATATCCGGCGTCCCAATCAGGTGACGGCGGTTTTGGCCCGCAGTCCGCGATTCGGCGGCACGGTGAAGTCGGTGGATGACAAGGCCGCCCGGGCGGTTCCCGGCGTCATCGACGTGCTGACCCTGCCGGTTGGTGTGGCGGTGGTGGCAAAGAACACATGGGCCGCCATCAAGGGCCGCGAGGCACTGTCCATCGATTGGGATGATAGCAAGGCCGAAAAGCGTGGCACCGACCAGATGCTGGCCGAATACCGCGCCCAGGCCAAGAAGCCAGGCACCAAGGCCGCCCGCAAGGGTGACACAGGCGCCGCCTTCAAGACCGCCGCCAAGGTCGTCGAGGCGGAATACAGCTTCCCCTATCTGGCTCATGCCCCCATGGAGCCGTTGAACGCCACGCTGGAAATCACGGCGGATGGCGGGGCTGAAATCTGGGCCGGGTCCCAGTTCCAGGGCATCGAACAGCCGGTCGTGGCCGGCATCCTGGGCACTACGCCTGACAAGGTGAAGATCAACACCTTGTGGGCTGGCGGTAGCTTTGGACGCCGCGCCACCACCAATGCCGATTACATCGCTGAGGTCGCCCTGATCGCCAAGGCCCTGGCAGCCAAGGGCAAGAAGGTGCCGGTGCATCTGGTCTGGACGCGTGAGGATGACATCCAGGGTGGCCGTTACCGCCCCATGGTTGTTCATCGCGTCAAGGGCGGACTGGACAAGGCCGGCAAGCTGGTCGCCTGGGAACAGGCCATCGTGACCCAATCCTTCATTGCCGACACGCCCTTTGCACAGGTGATGATCAAGGATGGCGTCGATGCGACGGCGGTCGAAGGCGCTTCGGACATGGCCTATGCCGTGCCGAACCTGTCCGTTGACTACCATCAGATGGCCTCGCCGGTTACCACGCTGTGGTGGCGGTCGGTCGGTCACACCCACACGGCCTATGCCAAGGAAGCCTTTGTTGAGGAACTGGCGGCGGCAGCCGGTAAGGATTCGGTGGCTTTCCGTCTGGAACTGCTGGGTGATGCCCATCCGCGTCTGACCGGCGTGCTGAAACTGGCGGCGGAAAAGGCCGGCTGGTCCAAGCCGCTGGCTCCGGCGGCGGACGGATCGAAGCGAGCGCGCGGCGTTGCCGTGCATGAAAGCTTCAGCAGCTTTGTCGCGCATGTGGCCGAGGTGACGGTGTCCAAGGATGGCAAGATCAAGGTGGATCGTGTTGTCGTGGCCGTGGATTGCGGCGTGCCCGTCAACCCCAACGTCATCAAGGCCCAGATCGAAGGCGGCACCGGCTTCGGTATCGGCCATGCCCTGCGCGATCAGATCACCCTGACGGATGGTCTGGTCGATCAGAGCAATTTCGACGGGTATGAGCCGATGCGCCTGTCGGACATGCCGGATGTCGAGGTCCATATCGTTGCGTCCACGGCCCGACCGACCGGTGTGGGCGAACCCGGTGTGCCCACGGCGGCCCCGGCGGTCGCCAACGCGGTCTTCCGCGCCACGGGCCAGAAGCTGCACGACCTGCCTTTCAGCAAGGCGGGCGTGGTCTAA
- a CDS encoding (2Fe-2S)-binding protein — protein sequence MISLDINGKVREVDVADDMPLLWVLRDELNMTGTKFGCGVAQCGACTVHVDGQPTRSCQLPASAAVGAKITTIEGLSGKAAAAVQKAWADLDVVQCGYCQSGQVMAATALIAENQNPTDADIEAAMDGNVCRCATYVRIKAAVKQAAKLART from the coding sequence ATGATTAGCCTCGATATCAACGGCAAGGTCCGCGAAGTGGACGTGGCCGACGACATGCCACTTCTATGGGTCCTTCGTGACGAATTGAATATGACGGGCACCAAGTTCGGCTGCGGCGTTGCGCAGTGCGGCGCCTGTACGGTCCATGTGGACGGTCAGCCGACCCGGTCCTGTCAATTGCCGGCCTCTGCCGCCGTGGGTGCCAAGATCACCACAATCGAGGGCCTGTCCGGCAAGGCCGCCGCTGCCGTTCAGAAGGCCTGGGCCGATCTGGACGTGGTGCAGTGCGGCTACTGCCAGTCGGGTCAGGTTATGGCTGCCACGGCCCTGATCGCCGAGAACCAGAACCCCACCGATGCTGATATTGAGGCGGCGATGGACGGCAATGTCTGCCGTTGCGCAACCTATGTGCGGATCAAGGCAGCCGTGAAGCAGGCTGCCAAGCTGGCGAGGACCTGA
- a CDS encoding YifB family Mg chelatase-like AAA ATPase — protein sequence MAARVSTVAFQGIDVLDIDVQVQMTGGPITFLVVGLPDKAVAESRERVRGALHALGIALPAQRLMVNLAPADVMKEGSHFDLPIALALLVMMGILPDDAMAGYQSLGELGLDGSIAPVAGVLPAAINALASAKGLICPAASGGEAAWAGDGLDILAPPSLLALINHFKGTQVLTRPEPKLQQELPGSVRDLRDVKGQETAKRVLEVAASGGHNMLMLGPPGSGKSMLAARLPGLLPGLDAAEALEVSMVHSIAGGLEEGRLIRTRPFREVHHSATLAAMVGGGTRAKPGEISLAHQGVLFLDELPEFARGTLEALRQPLETGRATVSRANHHVTYPARFQLVAAMNPCRCGHLDDASLACGRAPKCALDYQSKISGPLFDRIDLHIDVPAVSASDLSLPPPREGTAEVAARVAAARERQRERYKALLQPGHPPVRTNAEADGELLEKAAAPDPQGRSLLTEAAERLKLSARGYHRVLRVARTLADMDNADQVRRIHVAEALSYRRVAPGR from the coding sequence GTGGCGGCGCGTGTATCGACGGTAGCCTTTCAAGGCATTGATGTGCTGGATATCGATGTTCAGGTGCAGATGACGGGCGGCCCCATCACCTTTCTCGTGGTGGGATTGCCGGACAAGGCGGTGGCGGAAAGCCGGGAACGCGTGCGTGGTGCGTTGCATGCCCTGGGCATTGCGTTGCCGGCACAGCGCTTGATGGTCAATCTGGCACCCGCCGATGTCATGAAGGAAGGATCGCATTTCGATCTGCCCATCGCGCTGGCCCTGCTGGTCATGATGGGCATTCTGCCGGATGACGCCATGGCGGGGTATCAGTCGCTGGGTGAACTGGGGCTGGACGGGTCCATCGCACCGGTCGCCGGTGTCCTGCCCGCCGCCATCAATGCCTTGGCATCGGCCAAGGGCCTGATCTGCCCAGCGGCCAGTGGGGGGGAGGCGGCATGGGCTGGTGATGGGCTGGACATTCTGGCACCGCCATCGCTGCTGGCTCTGATCAATCATTTCAAGGGGACCCAGGTCCTGACAAGGCCGGAACCGAAGCTGCAGCAGGAACTGCCGGGTAGCGTACGGGACCTTCGTGACGTAAAGGGTCAGGAAACGGCCAAACGTGTGCTGGAAGTGGCAGCCAGTGGCGGCCATAACATGTTGATGCTGGGTCCGCCGGGATCGGGCAAGTCCATGCTGGCCGCGCGCCTGCCGGGCCTGCTGCCGGGTTTGGACGCGGCAGAGGCGCTGGAAGTGTCGATGGTGCATTCCATCGCGGGCGGGCTGGAAGAAGGGCGGTTGATCCGTACGCGTCCGTTCCGGGAGGTCCATCATTCCGCCACCCTGGCCGCCATGGTCGGCGGTGGTACACGCGCCAAGCCGGGGGAGATCAGTCTGGCACATCAAGGTGTGCTGTTTCTGGACGAATTGCCTGAATTCGCACGCGGTACGCTGGAGGCCTTGCGACAGCCGCTGGAAACGGGCCGCGCCACCGTCAGCCGCGCCAACCACCATGTCACCTATCCGGCCCGGTTCCAACTGGTGGCAGCCATGAACCCCTGCCGCTGCGGCCATCTGGACGATGCTTCACTGGCCTGTGGCCGGGCGCCGAAATGCGCGCTGGATTATCAGAGCAAGATCAGCGGGCCGCTGTTCGACCGTATCGACCTGCATATCGATGTGCCGGCGGTTAGCGCATCCGACCTGTCACTGCCGCCCCCGCGTGAGGGCACGGCGGAGGTGGCAGCCCGCGTCGCCGCCGCGCGGGAGCGGCAGCGGGAACGGTACAAGGCCCTGCTCCAGCCCGGCCACCCGCCCGTCCGCACCAATGCCGAGGCCGATGGCGAACTGCTGGAAAAGGCGGCGGCACCGGATCCGCAGGGTCGTTCCCTGCTCACCGAGGCGGCGGAACGGCTGAAACTGTCGGCGCGGGGATATCACCGCGTGCTGCGCGTGGCCCGCACCCTGGCTGACATGGACAATGCCGATCAGGTGCGCCGCATCCATGTGGCGGAGGCGCTGTCCTATCGCCGGGTGGCACCGGGCAGGTAG
- a CDS encoding substrate-binding periplasmic protein codes for MNKRMAMWGITRFWLCYLFLTLLLIVFPAVAPAAAPLRLVVSDSLPPPYLILDEGGGEAKGLAIDLCRKVAERLGRDTTVRLAPPKRLPELVRAGEVDMVCHVAPGWYAYPDDLWFGRRLYTADSVFIAAQGAPSICDQCSLPAEVATVIGYEYGDRMRQGFDSGAVSRRDVRSEENVFRLVQHGRVSYGIISEYTFHYFAKGLRDVAIKGSVARFNITVGVPRSGSISEAELKIASAAIRLPQDVAPEYRAYLGAPAGPR; via the coding sequence ATGAATAAGCGCATGGCCATGTGGGGCATTACACGTTTTTGGCTGTGTTATTTATTTTTAACTCTTCTTTTAATTGTATTTCCTGCCGTTGCCCCGGCTGCTGCACCCCTGCGCCTTGTCGTTTCTGACAGTCTGCCGCCCCCCTATCTAATCTTGGATGAGGGTGGCGGAGAGGCGAAGGGACTGGCCATTGATTTGTGCCGCAAGGTGGCCGAACGGCTCGGTCGTGATACGACGGTGCGGCTGGCCCCGCCCAAACGGTTGCCTGAACTGGTGCGGGCGGGCGAGGTGGATATGGTGTGCCACGTCGCCCCCGGCTGGTATGCCTATCCAGACGATCTTTGGTTTGGTCGCCGCCTCTATACCGCCGACAGTGTCTTCATCGCGGCGCAGGGGGCGCCCAGCATCTGTGATCAATGTTCCCTGCCGGCGGAGGTGGCGACCGTCATCGGCTACGAATATGGCGACCGGATGCGCCAGGGTTTCGACAGCGGGGCCGTGTCACGGCGCGATGTCCGGTCAGAGGAGAATGTCTTCCGCCTGGTCCAGCATGGCCGGGTGTCTTACGGCATCATCTCCGAATACACGTTCCACTATTTCGCGAAAGGCCTGCGCGATGTCGCCATCAAGGGCAGCGTGGCGCGTTTCAACATCACCGTCGGCGTACCGCGCAGCGGCAGTATCAGTGAGGCGGAATTGAAGATCGCATCCGCCGCCATCCGTCTGCCCCAGGACGTGGCCCCCGAATATCGCGCCTATCTGGGCGCGCCTGCCGGGCCTCGTTGA
- a CDS encoding VOC family protein translates to MAAVLGIGGLFIKASDPAAMGDWYRRVLGIDWGDFGAMFPHPDRGFTLLSGFKATSSYFDPSPLPFMVNLIVDDLDGVLEKALAAGVEPLGRDDSDPNGRFAWLIDPWGLKIELWEAPAKAGD, encoded by the coding sequence ATGGCGGCGGTTTTGGGGATTGGTGGTCTGTTTATAAAGGCATCCGACCCGGCAGCCATGGGCGATTGGTACCGAAGGGTACTGGGAATCGACTGGGGTGATTTTGGGGCGATGTTCCCCCATCCCGACCGGGGCTTCACCCTGCTTAGCGGGTTCAAGGCGACCAGCAGCTATTTTGATCCAAGCCCCCTACCCTTCATGGTGAACCTGATCGTTGATGATCTGGATGGGGTGCTGGAAAAGGCGTTGGCGGCGGGGGTGGAACCTTTGGGCCGCGACGATAGCGACCCCAATGGCCGCTTCGCCTGGCTGATTGATCCCTGGGGATTGAAGATCGAGTTGTGGGAAGCGCCGGCAAAAGCGGGGGATTAA
- a CDS encoding dienelactone hydrolase family protein, whose protein sequence is MDRVDAEAQCLLSPINHTLSRRMFAMTTLAGGFALSTLPVSAQTITTPTDGLVAGEVSIPVEGGSLPAYRAKPAGKGPFPIVMVVQEIFGVHEHIKDVCRRFAKEGYLAVATELFARQGNAASFTDTGALIRELVNKVPDAQVMADLDATAAWAAKDGGDISRLGITGFCWGGRTTWLYAAHNPKLKAGVAWYGRVTSAPTELQPMVPVNLVQKMNAPVLGLYGGKDGGIPMADVERMQKALAAVNSRSTFHVYPDAPHAFHADYRPSYRPDNAKDGWKRCLEWFRINGV, encoded by the coding sequence ATGGACCGCGTTGATGCAGAAGCCCAGTGCCTGTTGTCCCCCATCAACCACACCCTGTCGCGACGGATGTTCGCCATGACGACGCTGGCGGGTGGTTTCGCCCTGTCCACCCTGCCCGTTTCCGCTCAGACCATCACCACGCCCACCGACGGGCTGGTCGCGGGTGAGGTATCGATCCCGGTGGAGGGCGGCAGCCTTCCCGCCTATCGCGCCAAACCGGCGGGCAAGGGCCCGTTCCCCATCGTGATGGTGGTGCAGGAAATCTTCGGCGTGCATGAGCATATCAAGGATGTCTGCCGCCGCTTTGCCAAGGAAGGATATCTGGCAGTCGCGACAGAGTTGTTCGCGCGCCAGGGCAATGCCGCTTCCTTCACCGATACCGGTGCCCTGATCCGAGAGTTGGTGAACAAGGTGCCGGATGCGCAGGTCATGGCCGATCTGGACGCCACAGCCGCCTGGGCGGCCAAGGATGGCGGCGATATTTCGCGGTTGGGCATCACCGGCTTCTGCTGGGGTGGGCGCACCACCTGGCTTTATGCTGCACATAACCCGAAGCTGAAGGCCGGCGTCGCCTGGTATGGCCGTGTGACCAGTGCACCGACGGAGCTGCAGCCCATGGTGCCGGTCAATCTGGTGCAGAAGATGAATGCACCGGTCCTGGGCCTTTATGGCGGCAAGGATGGCGGCATCCCCATGGCCGATGTGGAGCGGATGCAAAAGGCGCTGGCCGCCGTCAATTCGCGCAGCACCTTCCATGTCTATCCCGACGCCCCCCACGCCTTCCACGCCGATTATCGGCCCAGCTATCGCCCTGACAATGCCAAGGACGGGTGGAAGCGCTGTCTGGAATGGTTCCGCATTAACGGGGTTTAG